One Nitrospina watsonii DNA segment encodes these proteins:
- a CDS encoding tetratricopeptide repeat protein — translation MIQGGIKQHLQSFLLLGVLGMAAWAVTLTSPFLHEDPHFILDDPRTASLSQGWQALELKNLLQQPVLFFSYAVNRALGGDDALGFHLVNILIHVAAALLFYLLLVECSGRTRDRPKAEWTPLPALAAALYLVHPLNVQAVTYLSDRGHLLATLFYLAAMLGVARFARLRQEQPKSFRGPAWMLLAAACFLLALGAHAAAVTLPVMAIVYLILFGNDPSLKKELKISLAVLIPILLYMAWRVPLDDPRLPGTGDAAALDRWRYLATQVEAWWFFYGWKYVLPFQLNFQPEFAPGGLSDPGLWGALVLTATAAYLAWKKTDSPLLRFGLIWTLVTLLPTSSLVPLDPVVSESRFYLPGLGLHLFAAWGLIRLTRERPRRTLTVAGGLVIGGLLMLTVVRGTVFQSEERLWQDVLAQAPGQPQATLHLASFYENANQPDNAERALKAALALHPEHESLRLRLGLLYMEQKRLEPAIEQFEAAIHEGTQNPVAFYNAGRALVEQQQGAKAAPFLERVIQGEKLPGKYYFLLGRAYHQAGRLDDALKQFRLVVKKEPGNAEALNKMGEVYWDMKSFFFADVAFQQAYQVDDRSLPILNNLISSSMLMQHYEDAIEYCDRLLEIDPDNANARQWKIAAQRFQKTKKSEPPPPGLEIPAP, via the coding sequence ATGATTCAAGGCGGTATCAAACAGCATCTGCAATCGTTCCTGCTGCTTGGCGTGCTGGGGATGGCGGCGTGGGCGGTGACGCTGACCTCACCATTTTTGCATGAAGACCCGCATTTCATCCTCGACGACCCGCGCACGGCAAGCCTGAGCCAGGGCTGGCAGGCGCTGGAGTTGAAAAACCTGTTGCAGCAGCCGGTGCTGTTTTTCTCCTATGCGGTCAACCGCGCCCTGGGCGGGGACGACGCGTTGGGATTCCATCTGGTCAACATCCTGATCCACGTGGCGGCGGCGCTCCTGTTTTACCTGTTGCTGGTCGAATGCAGCGGACGCACCCGCGACCGGCCGAAGGCCGAATGGACGCCCCTGCCCGCACTCGCAGCGGCCCTCTATCTGGTGCATCCGTTGAACGTGCAGGCGGTGACGTACCTGTCCGATCGCGGCCACCTGCTGGCCACGCTGTTTTATCTTGCGGCCATGCTCGGGGTTGCCCGGTTCGCGCGCCTCCGGCAGGAACAGCCGAAAAGTTTTCGCGGTCCGGCCTGGATGCTGCTGGCCGCAGCCTGTTTTCTACTGGCCCTGGGCGCGCATGCGGCGGCGGTCACCCTGCCGGTGATGGCCATCGTGTACCTCATCCTGTTCGGCAACGACCCCTCCCTCAAAAAAGAACTCAAGATCAGCCTCGCCGTACTGATCCCGATCCTGCTCTACATGGCCTGGCGCGTGCCGCTGGATGACCCGCGCCTGCCGGGGACCGGGGACGCCGCCGCTCTGGACCGCTGGCGCTACCTGGCGACGCAGGTCGAGGCCTGGTGGTTTTTCTACGGATGGAAATACGTGCTGCCGTTCCAGCTCAATTTCCAGCCCGAGTTCGCGCCCGGCGGGTTGTCCGATCCCGGCCTGTGGGGGGCTCTGGTATTGACGGCGACCGCCGCTTACCTTGCCTGGAAGAAAACCGATTCGCCGCTGCTGCGCTTCGGGTTGATCTGGACCCTCGTCACCCTGTTGCCCACGTCCAGCCTGGTGCCGCTCGACCCGGTAGTTTCCGAGTCGCGGTTTTACCTGCCGGGACTGGGACTGCACCTGTTCGCCGCCTGGGGCCTGATCCGCCTCACCCGCGAGCGGCCGCGCCGCACCCTGACGGTCGCCGGCGGACTGGTGATCGGGGGCTTGCTGATGCTGACCGTGGTGCGCGGCACCGTGTTCCAGTCGGAAGAACGATTGTGGCAGGACGTGTTGGCGCAAGCGCCGGGTCAACCGCAGGCCACCCTGCACCTGGCCTCCTTTTATGAAAACGCAAACCAGCCGGACAACGCCGAGCGGGCGCTGAAAGCCGCGCTGGCGCTCCACCCCGAGCACGAATCCCTGCGCCTCAGGCTGGGCCTGCTGTACATGGAACAGAAACGGTTGGAGCCCGCCATCGAACAGTTCGAGGCAGCCATCCATGAGGGCACGCAAAATCCGGTCGCCTTTTACAACGCCGGGCGGGCGCTGGTGGAACAGCAACAGGGTGCGAAAGCGGCGCCCTTTCTGGAACGCGTCATCCAGGGCGAGAAGCTGCCGGGCAAATACTACTTCCTGCTCGGGCGCGCTTACCATCAGGCCGGGCGGCTGGACGACGCCTTGAAGCAGTTCCGCCTCGTCGTCAAAAAGGAACCGGGCAACGCCGAAGCCCTCAACAAAATGGGGGAGGTGTACTGGGATATGAAGAGTTTCTTCTTCGCCGACGTTGCTTTCCAGCAGGCCTACCAGGTGGACGACCGCTCCCTCCCCATCCTCAACAACCTCATCAGTTCGAGCATGCTGATGCAGCACTACGAAGACGCCATCGAATACTGCGACCGGCTGCTGGAGATCGATCCCGACAACGCCAACGCCCGGCAGTGGAAGATCGCCGCCCAGCGCTTCCAGAAAACCAAGAAATCCGAGCCACCCCCGCCCGGCCTCGAAATCCCGGCTCCTTAG
- the cynS gene encoding cyanase, producing MDKTEFVRRLQDAKKASGLTYDEIANAVGLCNGYVAQLFRNQAQLKDGTAQKLAKAVPGLTSELIERMKECPMRSYNPMLIQEPNVYRMTEVCLHYGEAIKDLMNEKFGDGIMSAIDFKLTVEKVKGDKGEDRMVVTMNGKFLPHIEQVP from the coding sequence ATGGACAAGACGGAATTCGTTCGCCGCCTGCAGGACGCCAAAAAAGCTTCCGGCCTCACTTACGACGAGATCGCCAATGCCGTCGGCCTGTGCAACGGCTACGTGGCGCAGTTGTTCCGCAATCAGGCGCAGTTGAAGGACGGCACCGCCCAGAAACTGGCCAAGGCCGTGCCCGGTTTGACTTCGGAGTTGATCGAGCGCATGAAAGAATGCCCGATGCGCTCGTACAATCCGATGCTGATCCAGGAACCGAACGTGTACCGCATGACGGAAGTCTGCCTGCACTACGGCGAGGCGATCAAGGATTTGATGAACGAGAAGTTCGGCGACGGCATCATGTCCGCCATCGACTTCAAACTGACGGTCGAAAAGGTGAAGGGCGACAAGGGCGAGGACCGCATGGTGGTCACCATGAACGGCAAGTTCCTGCCGCACATCGAGCAGGTGCCGTAA
- a CDS encoding ammonium transporter — protein MEENIQSLQTSGDVLFMMLGAVMVFAMHGGFAFLEVGTVRKKNQVNALVKIIVDFSICTVVYFAVGYAIAYGVYFYDSADVLVGDKQGYELVHFFFLLTFAAAIPAIISGGIAERAKFWTQALAGAMFVAFAYSLFEGMVWGQISFLGQEGSWLAGIGGKPFHDFAGSVVVHSMGGWIALAGVIVLGPRIGRWSAQGRSTPIPVSNIPFLALGSWMLCIGWYGFNVMSAATLTGITGLVAVNSLFAMVGGILFALVIGKNDPGFIHNGALAGLVAICAGSDQVHPIGAFFIGGIASIIFVKGFIWEQEKLKLDDVLGVWPLHGISGTWGGIACGIFGQKALGGLGGVSFLSQLIGSLTAVVVALTFGFAVYKGLDVLFGIRLSKEDEMRGSDLAIHRIEAYPEDVMSKYL, from the coding sequence ATGGAAGAGAATATACAATCTTTGCAGACGAGCGGTGATGTTTTATTCATGATGTTGGGGGCGGTGATGGTGTTCGCCATGCACGGCGGCTTCGCGTTTCTGGAAGTGGGCACGGTCCGCAAAAAAAACCAGGTGAACGCGCTGGTGAAAATCATCGTCGATTTTTCGATCTGCACCGTGGTCTATTTCGCGGTCGGTTATGCCATCGCTTATGGCGTGTATTTTTACGATTCGGCGGACGTGCTGGTCGGGGACAAGCAGGGCTACGAACTGGTGCATTTCTTTTTTCTGCTTACGTTCGCGGCGGCGATTCCCGCGATCATCTCCGGCGGCATCGCCGAACGCGCCAAGTTCTGGACGCAGGCGTTGGCGGGTGCGATGTTCGTCGCCTTCGCCTACTCGCTGTTTGAAGGCATGGTGTGGGGGCAGATCTCGTTTCTCGGGCAGGAGGGATCGTGGCTGGCCGGCATCGGCGGCAAACCGTTTCACGATTTCGCAGGCTCGGTGGTGGTGCATTCGATGGGCGGCTGGATCGCGCTGGCCGGGGTCATCGTGCTGGGTCCGCGTATCGGACGCTGGAGTGCGCAGGGCCGCAGCACGCCGATTCCCGTCAGCAACATTCCGTTTCTGGCGCTGGGCAGCTGGATGCTGTGCATCGGCTGGTACGGATTCAATGTCATGTCCGCCGCAACGCTGACGGGCATCACCGGGCTGGTGGCGGTCAATTCCCTGTTCGCCATGGTCGGCGGCATCCTGTTCGCGCTGGTGATCGGCAAGAACGATCCGGGCTTCATCCACAACGGTGCGCTGGCGGGACTGGTCGCCATCTGCGCCGGGTCGGACCAGGTACACCCGATCGGCGCGTTCTTCATCGGCGGCATCGCCTCGATCATTTTCGTGAAGGGGTTCATCTGGGAGCAGGAAAAACTGAAGCTCGACGATGTGCTCGGCGTGTGGCCGCTGCACGGCATCTCCGGCACCTGGGGCGGCATCGCTTGTGGCATCTTCGGTCAGAAGGCGCTGGGCGGGCTGGGCGGCGTCAGTTTCCTGTCGCAGCTGATCGGATCTCTGACTGCCGTGGTTGTGGCGCTGACATTCGGCTTTGCCGTGTACAAGGGGCTCGACGTGCTGTTCGGCATTCGTCTGTCGAAGGAAGACGAGATGCGCGGCTCGGACCTCGCCATCCACCGCATCGAAGCCTATCCCGAAGACGTGATGTCCAAGTACCTATAG
- a CDS encoding pentapeptide repeat-containing protein, translating to MGEQRQLDKAKIEASKKNLERAKLNRSDLEGIDLSEGYLKEVDLERCNLKRASFKNAVVNGGYFKGSNLFGANFFGASLIRADFARANLSGVNFRNTDLSGAKFQQALIKKAQFQGANLVRTEFFEAQLVEANLEGVSLNKSDLRRVIMIGANLAGAKIPQSHLSKANFSKADMTGTDLHGCNMTGCDLREATLKGTDFRSCVLDRTFFKGSDLTGANFTDASLRGADFGETVLDDTNFSGADLTLVTNLAADSLSRAILDDRTKLPEYLNATANEAGGHTVTELPRQED from the coding sequence ATGGGCGAACAGCGTCAACTGGACAAAGCCAAAATCGAGGCGTCCAAAAAAAATCTGGAGCGGGCCAAACTCAACAGGTCCGACCTCGAAGGCATCGACCTGAGCGAAGGCTACCTGAAGGAAGTGGACCTGGAGCGGTGCAACCTGAAACGCGCCAGCTTCAAAAATGCCGTGGTCAACGGCGGCTACTTCAAGGGCAGCAACCTGTTCGGCGCGAATTTTTTCGGCGCATCGCTGATCCGCGCCGATTTCGCCCGCGCCAACCTTTCCGGCGTCAACTTCCGCAACACCGATTTGAGCGGAGCCAAGTTCCAGCAGGCTCTGATTAAAAAAGCCCAGTTCCAGGGCGCGAACCTGGTGCGGACGGAATTCTTTGAAGCCCAGCTGGTCGAGGCCAACTTGGAGGGCGTCAGCCTCAATAAATCGGATCTGCGCCGCGTCATCATGATCGGAGCCAATCTGGCGGGGGCCAAAATCCCGCAGTCCCACCTCAGTAAAGCCAATTTCTCGAAAGCCGATATGACCGGCACCGACCTGCACGGCTGCAACATGACCGGCTGCGACCTCCGGGAAGCGACCTTGAAGGGAACCGATTTCCGGAGCTGCGTGCTCGACCGCACGTTCTTCAAAGGCTCGGACCTGACCGGCGCCAACTTCACCGACGCCAGCCTGCGCGGCGCCGACTTCGGCGAGACGGTGCTGGACGACACGAATTTCAGTGGCGCCGACCTGACGCTCGTCACCAACCTCGCCGCCGACAGCCTGAGCCGCGCCATCCTCGACGACCGCACCAAGCTGCCGGAATACCTGAATGCCACCGCCAACGAAGCCGGCGGCCACACCGTCACCGAACTGCCGCGCCAGGAAGACTGA